From Phragmites australis chromosome 5, lpPhrAust1.1, whole genome shotgun sequence, a single genomic window includes:
- the LOC133917454 gene encoding LOW QUALITY PROTEIN: N-(5'-phosphoribosyl)anthranilate isomerase 1, chloroplastic-like (The sequence of the model RefSeq protein was modified relative to this genomic sequence to represent the inferred CDS: inserted 1 base in 1 codon): MCGITSARDAEMVVEAGAKLIGMILFPNSKRSVSLSEAKEISIVAQSYGAESVGVFVDDDEETFLRVSDSCDLNLIQLHGDESRALIHTISKNNCIIFVLNADGNGKLINAPPDMEYELDWFLLDNVKGGSGKGFNWQKFQMPSVKSKNGWXGGLHADNVCEAFSALKPNGIDVSSSLCAPDGIRKDTNRICSFISNVKSVSCRS, from the exons ATGTGTGGCATCACATCGGCTAGAGATGCAGAAATGGTTGTAGAGGCAGGAGCTAAACTTATCGGCATGATACTGTTCCCTAACTCTAAACGCTCCGTCTCATTATCAGAGGCAAAAGAAATATCAATAGTTGCACAATCTTATGGTGCTGAATCAGTTGGTGtctttgtggatgatgatgaagagacaTTCTTACGAGTGTCTGATTCATGTGACCTTAACTTAATCCAG CTCCATGGAGATGAATCTCGTGCATTGATTCATACTATTTCAAAGAATAATTGTATCATTTTTGTACTAAATGCTGATGGCAATGGAAAACTAATCAACGCTCCTCCTGATATGGAATATGAACTTGATTGGTTTTTACTGGACAATGTAAAAGGTGGAAG TGGAAAGGGATTCAACTGGCAGAAGTTCCAAATGCCATCTGTCAAAAGCAAGAATGGAT CTGGAGGACTTCATGCAGATAATGTTTGTGAAGCCTTTTCTGCTCTGAAACCAAATGGAATTGATGTTAGCAGCAGCTTATGTGCTCCAGATGGCATCCGAAAAGACACCAATAGGATTTGTTCCTTCATAAGTAATGTAAAATCCGTGAGTTGCAGATCATAA
- the LOC133918764 gene encoding U1 small nuclear ribonucleoprotein C-1-like, whose protein sequence is MPRYYCDYCDTYLTHDSPSVRKQHNAGYKHKANVRNYYQQFEEQQTQSLIDQRIKEHLGQAAAFQVGAPFNQHILSFPGGVPRPRLPILPTPMMPHGVPQAPGALLMPGVRPPILPAPGVPGYPGAPPNMPQPGAPPGSMPMQMAPLPRPPTLQPPTSGAPVAPIPNSGAPPSMYQTNPPPAGPTSGAPPAMYQTNPPPPAGPTSGAPPAPPTAPQPAFSYAQPSEGTH, encoded by the exons GTATTATTGTGACTACTGCGACACCTACCTGACCCATGACTCG CCATCTGTCCGTAAGCAACACAACGCGGGATACAAACATAAG GCAAATGTTCGAAACTACTATCAGCAATTTGAGGAGCAGCAAACTCAAAGTTTAATTGATCAAAGAATCAAGGAACATCTGGGACAAGCTGCAGCTTTCCAAGTTGGTGCCCCTTTCAACCAACATATTCTCTCATTCCCAGGAGGCGTGCCTCGTCCTCGTCTTCCGATTCTACCCACACCCATGATGCCACATGGTGTCCCTCAAGCACCTGGTGCACTGCTGATGCCAGGAGTAAGGCCTCCTATTTTACCAGCTCCTGGTGTTCCAG GTTATCCTGGTGCTCCACCAAACATGCCGCAACCAGGCGCCCCACCTGGTTCCATGCCTATGCAGATGGCACCTCTCCCAAGGCCTCCGACACTACAACCTCCAACATCTGGAGCCCCAGTCGCCCCAATTCCCAACAGCGGGGCACCTCCATCCATGTACCAAACAAATCCACCACCTGCAGGCCCAACTTCTGGGGCACCTCCAGCCATGTACCAAACAAATCCACCGCCACCTGCAGGCCCAACTTCTGGTGCTCCTCCGGCTCCACCGACTGCTCCACAGCCTGCATTTTCCTACGCACAACCATCTGAAGGCACCCACTGA